One window from the genome of Gambusia affinis linkage group LG14, SWU_Gaff_1.0, whole genome shotgun sequence encodes:
- the LOC122844036 gene encoding chitin synthase chs-2-like produces MMNIMISVFRLDQYRPKSLTQLHFDDFNFEAHIYFDDAFTNVTGSQHRHLNTYAKDLVKIIADVYGIFKNLDKTFFEVQQQTPDQAIIKTPYGARLVVEMPHGNNIVVHFKDKQKIRNKKRWSQVMYLYYLLGWKLMTKYYRYWQEGQHEKHLKRKIQKEKHNTYILALDGDTDFQPAAVMLLIDRLKMYPRVGAACGRIHPTGSGPAVWFQKFEYAISHWLQKTAEHVFGSVLCSPGCFSLFRAEALMDDNVMKKYSTNSTEPSHYIQYDQGEDRWLCTLLLKQGWRVEYNAASDAYTNAPENFKELYNQRKRWGPSTMANIVDLLGSTNIVSKRNLSMSKLFMFYQLFGMISTILAPSTICLMVAGSLSFIFEIPSAAALVIAVIPPAIYLGLCFKLKTDTQISLAGILSVIYAFLMVVVAISIIASMVKVKTILTPSSIFVVAMSIIYIVTALLHPQELPLLFYGLLYIICIPSAYLLLTIYSMVNMNSVSWGTRETKPTADDAPTAVSALQAKTNKAKSIFQRFLSWMKCCKKSLPISEDTQPLINAQPQENLMPESVPEPQTQDTAANDVSEKEQMQMKTGFDCPAKCWTNELESLSNDIQLQEHFLERDEENFWNELIKKYLEPVKNDKEKQEKTKNDLKELRNKVNFSFFFLNALWLMAAFIFQVFDVFSLKINIVGLNLQETGGTIQIEPMSLMFILGFAISVLLQFIGMLRHRVSTLIHYIAFLETEPKKQKSADNEVDSTADSNDESAYNTDLNYATQENLSSQDWDKNKKISVSAH; encoded by the exons ATGATGAATATCATGATCTCAGTTTTCAG ACTGGACCAATACAGACCAAAGAGTTTGACTCAGCTGCATTTTGATGATTTCAACTTTGAAGCCCATATCTACTTTGATGATGCTTTCACAAATGTTACAGGAAGTCAGCACCGTCATCTGAACACATATGCAAAGGACCTTGTGAAGATTATTGCAGATGTTTATGG CATTTTCAAGAACCTTGATAAAACATTCTTTGAGGTGCAGCAGCAAACTCCTGATCAGGCAATCATAAAGACACCTTATGGAGCTCGTCTTGTTGTTGAAATGCCTCATGGGAATAACATTGTAGTTCActtcaaagacaaacagaaaattcGGAACAAAAAGAGATGGTCTCAG GTAATGTATCTTTACTATCTCCTCGGTTGGAAACTGATGACCAAGTATTACAGATACTGGCAGGAAGGACAACATGAAAAGCATCTTAAGAGAAAGATCCAG aaagagaaacacaacaCCTACATCTTGGCTTTGGATGGGGACACAGACTTCCAACCAGCTGCTGTGATGCTTCTCATCGATCGTCTGAAAATGTATCCCCGTGTTGGTGCAGCATGTGGCAGAATTCACCCCACTGGATCAG GTCCTGCTGTTTGGTTCCAGAAGTTTGAGTACGCCATCAGTCACTGGCTGCAGAAGACAGCTGAGCATGTCTTTGGCTCAGTTCTCTGCAGCCCCGGCTGCTTCAGTCTGTTCAGAGCAGAGGCACTAATGGATGACAATGTGATGAAGAAATATTCAACCAACTCCACAGAGCCCAGCCACTACATCCAATATGACCAAG GTGAGGACCGCTGGCTGTGCACTCTGCTTTTGAAACAAGGGTGGAGAGTGGAATACAATGCAGCATCTGATGCCTACACCAACGCACCAGAAAACTTCAAGGAGCTTTATAACCAG cgCAAACGATGGGGGCCTTCCACAATGGCAAACATTGTGGATCTGCTGGGCTCAACCAACATTGTCTCCAAAAGGAACTTATCCATGTCCAAACTGTTCATGTTCTACCAGCTGTTTGGCATGATTTCTACCATTCTTGCTCCATCCACCATCTGCCTCATGGTTGCAG GTAGTCTGTCCTTCATCTTTGAAAtaccttctgctgctgctctggtcATAGCTGTGATACCTCCTGCCATTTATTTGGGTCTTTGCTTTAAACTCAAGACAGACACTCAGATCTCTCTTGCAGGGATTCTTAGTGTTATATATGCGTTCctcatggtggtggtagcaaTATCCATTATTG CCTCAATGGTGAAGGTAAAGACCATTCTGACACCCAGCAGCATTTTCGTCGTGGCCATGTCCATCATTTACATTGTCACTGCACTGCTGCATCCTCAAGAACTTCCTTTGCTGTTCTATGGATTACTCTACATCATCTGCATCCCAAGTGCCTACCTCCTGCTCACCATCTACTCCATGGTCAACATGAACAGTGTCTCATGGGGAACCAGAGAAACAAAACCGACTGCAGATGATGCACCGACAGCAGTCTCCGCCCtgcaagcaaaaacaaataaag CTAAGAGCATCTTCCAGAGATTCTTGTCATGGatgaaatgttgtaaaaaatcCCTTCCGATATCAGAGGATACTCAGCCTCTGATAAATGCTCAGCCTCAGGAGAATCTGATGCCTGAGTCTGTGCCTGAACCTCAAACCCAAGACACTGCAGCTAACGACGTCTCAGAAAAGGAACAAAT gcAAATGAAGACTGGTTTTGACTGTCCAGCTAAAT GTTGGACAAATGAACTGGAAAGTTTGTCCAATGACATACAGCTGCAGGAACATTTTCTGGAAAGg GATGAGGAAAACTTCTGGAATGAGCTCATCAAAAAATACCTCGAACCTGTGAAAAATGACAaggaaaagcaagaaaagaccaaaaatgacttaaaagagCTGAGAAACAAG GTcaacttttccttcttcttcttgaacGCCCTGTGGCTGATGGCAGCGTTCATCTTCCAGGTCTTTGATGTCTTCTCCCTCAAGATCAATATTGTTGGCCTCAACCTGCAGGAAACCGGGGGGACGATCCAAATCGAACCCATGAGCCTCATGTTCATTCTGGGATTTGCtatttcagttttgcttcaGTTCATTGGCATGCTGCGCCACAG agTCTCAACCCTCATTCACTACATAGCGTTTTTGGAAACAGAgcccaaaaaacagaaatctgcagaTAATGAG GTGGACTCCACTGCAGATTCTAATGATGAGTCGGCCTACAATACAGACCTAAACTACGCGACCCAGGAAAACCTGTCATCACAAGACTGGGA taaaaacaaaaagatctcTGTTTCTGCCCATTGA